One Mycolicibacter sp. MU0083 DNA window includes the following coding sequences:
- a CDS encoding glycoside hydrolase family 57 protein — MTTKSGGPVPGLFTLVLHTHLPWLAHHGRWPVGEEWLYQSWSAAYLPLMRVLRTLAAEGRRHLLTLGVTPVVAAQLDDPYCLDGMHHWLANWQLRAEQATTLADLRPFGLHERAATEQALEDFALLWRHGASPLLRELAQAETVELLGGPLAHPFQPLLAPRLRDFALREGLADARARLDHRPTGIWAPECAYTPGLEHGYAAAGVSHFMVDGPSLHGDTALGRPVGDTDVIAFGRDLSVSYRVWSPKSGYPGHDAYRDFHTYDHRTGLKPSRVTGRNVSPEQKAPYDPLRADAAIDTHVADFVEVVRNRLVSESERIGRPAHVVAAFDTELFGHWWYEGPTWLARVLRALPEAGIRVGTLSDAINTGFVGESVELPPGSWGSGKDWRVWSGDQVADLVQLNSEVVETALNAVDKALAQSATPSGPVPRDRVADQILREALLTVSSDWPFMVSKDSAAEYARSRAQLHAHATREISDALAAGHRETAQRLADGWNKADDLFGALDARRLPR; from the coding sequence GTGACGACGAAATCCGGCGGCCCGGTACCGGGCCTGTTCACGCTGGTCCTGCACACCCACCTGCCGTGGCTGGCCCACCACGGTCGTTGGCCGGTCGGCGAGGAATGGCTGTATCAATCCTGGTCGGCCGCCTATCTGCCGCTGATGCGGGTGTTGCGGACCCTGGCCGCCGAGGGACGACGACACCTGCTCACGCTCGGGGTCACTCCGGTGGTCGCCGCCCAGCTCGACGACCCGTACTGCCTCGACGGCATGCATCACTGGCTGGCGAACTGGCAACTGCGCGCCGAGCAGGCCACCACGCTGGCGGACCTGCGTCCGTTCGGGCTGCATGAACGCGCCGCCACCGAGCAGGCCCTCGAGGACTTCGCACTGCTGTGGCGGCACGGCGCCAGCCCGCTGCTGCGGGAGCTGGCGCAGGCCGAGACGGTGGAGCTGCTGGGCGGCCCGCTGGCCCATCCGTTCCAGCCACTGCTTGCGCCGCGGCTGCGTGACTTCGCGCTGCGTGAGGGGTTGGCCGACGCCCGGGCGCGGTTGGATCACCGTCCGACCGGCATCTGGGCGCCGGAGTGCGCCTACACGCCCGGGCTGGAACACGGTTACGCCGCCGCGGGGGTCTCGCACTTCATGGTCGACGGCCCGTCGCTGCACGGCGACACCGCGCTGGGCCGGCCCGTCGGGGACACCGACGTCATCGCGTTCGGCCGCGACCTGTCGGTCAGTTACCGGGTCTGGTCGCCGAAGTCGGGCTACCCCGGTCACGACGCCTACCGGGACTTCCACACCTACGACCACCGAACCGGCCTCAAGCCGTCCCGGGTGACCGGCCGCAACGTCTCCCCCGAGCAGAAGGCGCCGTACGACCCGCTGCGCGCCGATGCCGCGATCGACACCCACGTCGCCGATTTCGTCGAGGTGGTCCGCAACCGGCTGGTGAGCGAATCCGAACGCATCGGCCGGCCCGCGCACGTGGTCGCCGCATTCGATACCGAACTGTTCGGTCACTGGTGGTACGAGGGTCCGACCTGGCTGGCCAGGGTCCTGCGGGCACTGCCGGAGGCCGGTATTCGGGTGGGAACGCTCTCCGATGCGATCAACACCGGTTTCGTCGGTGAGTCCGTCGAGTTGCCGCCGGGTTCGTGGGGTTCGGGCAAGGACTGGCGGGTGTGGTCCGGCGACCAGGTCGCCGACCTGGTACAGCTGAACTCCGAGGTGGTGGAGACCGCGTTGAACGCCGTCGACAAGGCCTTGGCGCAGTCGGCGACGCCGTCGGGTCCGGTGCCCCGCGATCGGGTGGCCGACCAGATCCTGCGGGAAGCACTGCTGACGGTCTCCAGTGACTGGCCGTTCATGGTGAGCAAGGACTCCGCCGCCGAGTACGCCCGCTCACGCGCGCAGCTGCACGCGCACGCCACCCGGGAGATCTCCGACGCGCTGGCGGCCGGTCATCGCGAAACCGCGCAGCGCCTGGCCGACGGATGGAATAAGGCCGACGACCTGTTCGGCGCCCTGGATGCCCGTAGGCTGCCACGGTGA
- a CDS encoding PPOX class F420-dependent oxidoreductase has product MTPTFSDVYREKYLLLTTFTKDGRPKPTPVWGVPVDGRLLIITDDGSWKTKRINNTPRVTIGKCGVLGKPKGEPVEAVARVLPKSETRRVYDAVVKRYWWHAWWFVPHSLVRGGIDKVHIGLEITPAG; this is encoded by the coding sequence ATGACGCCGACATTCTCGGACGTGTACCGCGAGAAGTATCTGCTGCTGACCACCTTCACCAAGGACGGCAGGCCCAAACCGACCCCGGTCTGGGGGGTGCCCGTCGACGGCCGGCTGCTCATCATCACCGATGACGGATCGTGGAAGACCAAGCGGATCAACAACACTCCGCGAGTCACCATCGGAAAATGCGGCGTACTGGGCAAACCCAAGGGTGAACCCGTCGAGGCCGTGGCCCGAGTACTGCCCAAATCCGAGACCCGGCGTGTCTACGACGCCGTCGTCAAGCGGTACTGGTGGCACGCCTGGTGGTTCGTCCCGCATTCGCTCGTGCGCGGCGGTATCGACAAGGTCCACATCGGTCTGGAGATCACCCCCGCCGGTTGA
- a CDS encoding cryptochrome/photolyase family protein gives MPSVLWFRRDLRLRDLPTVPAAADGGEVLACFVLDPRLEASAGPRRMAYLSAALRELHDRLDGRLLVTRGRPEERIPQLVAHIGASAVHVSEDFAPFGRRRDARVATALGEVPLLAAGSPYLVSPGRVRKDDGTFYRVFTPFYRRWRDTGWRSPAPSRPDAVRWVDPRGFPDRVAIPNPPIEPGFAAGETAATRSWTQFVDGGLDDYARNRDRPDLDGGSKMSAHLKFGTIHPRTMAADLDLRREGHQAYLRELAFRDFYAAVLHHWPRSAWQNWNGVFDGIETDRDEDACRRFAAWQQGRTGYPMVDAGMRQLLHTGFMHNRVRMLAASFLVKDLHLPWQWGARWFLEQLVDADLASNQHGWQWCAGSGTDAAPYFRVFNPSTQGKKFDPDGAYVRRWVPELADTDDAHLVKGPRPGGYPAPIVDHARERLEALRRYRMISAAPAG, from the coding sequence ATGCCCTCGGTGCTGTGGTTCCGCCGCGATCTGCGCCTGCGCGACCTGCCGACGGTGCCGGCCGCCGCCGACGGCGGTGAGGTGCTGGCCTGCTTCGTGCTGGATCCGCGGCTGGAAGCGTCCGCGGGCCCGCGCAGGATGGCGTATCTGAGTGCGGCACTGCGGGAACTGCACGACCGCCTCGACGGACGGCTGCTGGTGACCCGCGGACGCCCCGAGGAGCGCATCCCGCAGCTCGTGGCCCACATCGGCGCCTCGGCGGTACACGTCAGCGAAGACTTCGCCCCGTTCGGACGCCGACGGGATGCCCGCGTGGCGACCGCGCTGGGCGAGGTGCCGCTGCTGGCCGCCGGATCGCCGTACCTGGTCTCACCCGGCCGGGTCAGGAAGGACGACGGCACCTTCTATCGAGTGTTCACCCCGTTCTATCGCCGCTGGCGCGACACGGGTTGGCGATCGCCGGCCCCGTCGCGGCCGGACGCGGTGCGCTGGGTCGATCCCCGGGGGTTCCCCGACCGGGTGGCGATCCCCAACCCGCCGATCGAACCGGGGTTCGCCGCGGGCGAGACGGCGGCGACCCGCAGCTGGACGCAGTTCGTCGACGGCGGTCTCGACGACTATGCGCGTAACCGCGACCGCCCGGATCTCGACGGTGGCTCCAAAATGTCGGCGCATCTGAAGTTCGGGACCATCCATCCCCGCACCATGGCCGCCGATCTCGATCTGCGCCGCGAGGGACACCAGGCGTATCTGCGCGAGCTGGCATTCCGGGACTTCTACGCCGCCGTGCTGCATCACTGGCCGCGCAGTGCCTGGCAGAACTGGAACGGCGTCTTCGACGGCATCGAGACCGACCGCGACGAGGACGCATGCCGCCGGTTCGCGGCCTGGCAGCAGGGCCGTACCGGCTACCCGATGGTGGATGCGGGCATGCGCCAACTGCTGCACACCGGATTCATGCACAACCGGGTCCGGATGTTGGCGGCCTCGTTTCTGGTCAAAGACCTGCACCTGCCCTGGCAGTGGGGCGCCCGGTGGTTCCTCGAGCAACTGGTCGACGCGGACCTGGCCAGCAATCAGCACGGGTGGCAGTGGTGCGCCGGCAGTGGCACCGACGCCGCACCCTATTTTCGGGTGTTCAACCCGAGCACCCAGGGCAAGAAGTTCGATCCCGACGGTGCATACGTCCGCCGTTGGGTTCCGGAACTGGCCGATACCGACGATGCCCACCTGGTGAAAGGGCCGCGGCCCGGCGGCTATCCCGCGCCGATCGTCGACCACGCCCGGGAACGGCTCGAAGCGCTTCGGCGTTACCGCATGATCAGCGCGGCCCCGGCGGGGTGA
- a CDS encoding glycosyltransferase family 4 protein: MKILMVSWEYPPVVIGGLGRHVHHLSTALAAAGHDVVVLCRRPYGTDPSTHPSSDEISEGVRVVAAAQDPHEFSFGEDMMAWTLAMGHSMVRAGLSLKTDGGQSLWRPDLVHAHDWLVAHPAIALAEFYDVPLVSTIHATEAGRHSGWVSGPLSRQVHAVESWLVRESDSLITCSASMRDEITDLFGPGLSETTVIRNGIDAARWPFARRKPRKGAPELLFVGRLEYEKGVHDIIAALPKIRRAHPGTTLTVAGDGTQQDWLLECARKSKVLKATRFIGRVDHDELLALLHRADAAVLPSHYEPFGLAALEAAAAGTPLVVSNVGGLGEAVINGETGMSCPPRDVPALATAVCDVLQDPAAAQRRAEAARERLSSDFDWHTVADETAQVYLAAKRRLREPQPRRPIVEHALPDR, translated from the coding sequence GTGAAAATCCTGATGGTGTCGTGGGAGTACCCACCGGTGGTGATCGGCGGGTTGGGTCGCCATGTCCATCACCTGTCGACCGCACTGGCCGCCGCCGGACACGATGTCGTCGTGCTGTGCCGCCGCCCCTACGGCACGGACCCGAGCACCCACCCGTCGTCCGACGAGATCAGCGAGGGTGTGCGGGTGGTCGCCGCGGCCCAGGACCCGCACGAGTTCTCCTTCGGTGAGGACATGATGGCCTGGACACTGGCGATGGGCCATTCCATGGTCCGGGCCGGATTGTCGTTGAAGACCGACGGCGGGCAGAGCCTGTGGCGCCCCGACCTGGTGCACGCCCACGACTGGCTGGTGGCACACCCCGCCATCGCGTTGGCCGAATTCTATGATGTGCCTTTGGTTTCCACGATCCATGCGACCGAGGCCGGACGCCATTCCGGCTGGGTGTCGGGACCGTTGAGCCGCCAGGTGCATGCTGTGGAATCCTGGCTGGTCCGGGAATCGGACTCGCTGATCACCTGCTCGGCGTCCATGCGCGACGAGATCACCGACCTGTTCGGTCCAGGATTGTCCGAGACCACCGTCATCCGCAACGGAATCGACGCCGCGCGTTGGCCGTTCGCCCGCCGGAAGCCGCGTAAGGGAGCACCGGAACTGCTGTTCGTCGGACGTCTCGAATACGAGAAGGGCGTGCACGACATCATCGCCGCTCTGCCGAAGATCCGGCGCGCCCACCCCGGGACCACGCTGACCGTCGCCGGCGACGGAACCCAGCAGGACTGGCTTCTCGAGTGCGCCCGAAAGAGCAAGGTGCTCAAGGCGACCCGGTTCATCGGCCGGGTCGATCACGACGAACTGTTGGCTCTGCTGCACCGGGCCGACGCGGCGGTGCTGCCCAGCCACTACGAACCGTTCGGCCTGGCGGCCCTGGAGGCGGCCGCTGCCGGCACCCCCCTGGTGGTCTCCAACGTCGGTGGGCTCGGCGAAGCGGTGATCAACGGTGAGACCGGTATGTCCTGCCCGCCGCGCGATGTGCCCGCGCTGGCCACCGCGGTCTGCGACGTTCTCCAGGATCCGGCGGCCGCCCAGCGTCGCGCCGAGGCCGCCCGCGAACGGCTCAGCTCCGACTTCGACTGGCACACCGTCGCCGACGAGACCGCCCAGGTCTATCTCGCGGCCAAGCGTCGGCTCCGCGAGCCCCAGCCGCGCCGACCCATCGTCGAACACGCGCTGCCGGACCGCTAG
- a CDS encoding FAD-dependent oxidoreductase yields the protein MTRPRVVIAGLGDSGVLTAIRLAGHAEVVGISVKPALVSGQELGLRLSRPERWAREYWLPFDRLGRLDGVRTVHGAVSGVDFEAREVSVVCADGSRRVEPYDALVIATGVSNGFWRRATTQSAGDVAAELTDAHARLQSAESVCIIGGGAAAVSSAANIARTWPGKPVNLYFPGQRALREHHRRVWDTVARRLTDAGVVLHPEHRAVIPAGFDCDRITAGPVHWSTGQPPASADAVLWAIGRVRPNTGWLPAGLLDDDGFVRVQPDLRVPGHPRVFAIGDVAATDPLRSSARNRADGLLARNVRAALNGRPLRHYRPHTRRWGSVLGPQPEGLEVFAPSGRAFRFPAWSVDRVLYPWIVRRGIYRGVRRNDPLGAVRLES from the coding sequence GTGACGCGGCCGCGCGTGGTCATCGCAGGCCTGGGCGACAGCGGCGTACTGACCGCCATCCGGTTGGCCGGGCACGCCGAGGTGGTCGGAATCTCGGTCAAACCCGCGCTGGTCAGCGGCCAAGAACTCGGGCTGCGGTTGTCTCGCCCCGAACGGTGGGCCAGGGAGTACTGGCTGCCGTTCGACCGCCTCGGCCGCCTGGACGGGGTGCGCACCGTGCACGGCGCGGTATCCGGGGTCGATTTCGAGGCCCGCGAGGTCTCGGTCGTGTGCGCCGACGGCTCCCGTCGGGTGGAGCCCTACGACGCGCTGGTGATCGCGACCGGGGTCAGCAACGGGTTCTGGCGTCGTGCCACCACCCAGTCGGCCGGTGACGTGGCCGCCGAACTGACCGACGCGCACGCCCGGCTGCAATCGGCGGAATCGGTGTGCATCATCGGCGGCGGCGCCGCCGCGGTCAGCAGTGCGGCCAACATCGCCCGCACCTGGCCCGGCAAGCCCGTCAACCTGTACTTTCCCGGGCAGCGGGCGCTGCGCGAACACCACCGGCGGGTCTGGGACACCGTCGCCCGCCGGCTGACCGACGCCGGAGTGGTGCTGCACCCCGAACACCGCGCGGTGATCCCCGCCGGCTTCGACTGCGACCGCATCACCGCCGGGCCGGTGCACTGGAGCACCGGACAACCACCGGCGTCGGCGGATGCGGTGCTGTGGGCGATCGGCCGGGTGCGGCCCAATACCGGCTGGTTGCCGGCCGGGCTGCTCGACGACGACGGATTCGTGCGGGTGCAGCCGGACCTGCGGGTGCCGGGGCACCCACGGGTGTTCGCCATCGGTGACGTCGCGGCAACCGATCCGCTGCGCAGCTCGGCCCGTAACCGCGCCGACGGTTTGCTCGCGCGTAACGTGCGCGCCGCGCTGAACGGCCGGCCGTTGCGCCACTACCGGCCGCACACCCGACGCTGGGGTTCGGTGCTGGGACCGCAGCCCGAGGGCCTGGAGGTGTTCGCCCCGTCGGGGCGGGCGTTCCGCTTCCCGGCGTGGTCCGTCGACCGGGTGCTGTATCCGTGGATCGTGCGGCGCGGCATCTATCGCGGCGTTCGTCGCAACGATCCGCTGGGAGCTGTCAGACTCGAGTCATGA
- a CDS encoding electron transfer flavoprotein subunit alpha/FixB family protein — protein sequence MAEVLVLVEHADGALKKVSSELITAARELGEPSAVVVGAPGTAAPLVDGLKEAGAAKIYVAESEVAESYLVTPVVDVLAALAESATPAAVLIAANANGKEVAGRLAARIGSGLLVDVVAVKAGNKVVHSIFGGAFTVEAEPTGDTPVITVRAGAIEAAPAAGAGEQVTVEVPAPAENATKITSRQPAVAGDRPELTEAAIVVSGGRGVGSAESFSVVEELADSLGGAVGASRAAVDSGYYPGQFQIGQTGKTVAPQLYIALGISGAIQHRAGMQTSKTIVVVNKDEEAPIFEIADYGIVGDLFNVAPQLTEAVKARKG from the coding sequence ATGGCTGAAGTACTTGTGCTCGTCGAGCACGCTGATGGAGCGCTGAAAAAGGTCAGCTCCGAACTGATCACCGCCGCGCGTGAGCTCGGCGAGCCGTCGGCGGTCGTCGTCGGTGCCCCCGGCACCGCCGCCCCGCTGGTCGACGGTCTGAAGGAGGCCGGCGCCGCCAAGATCTACGTCGCCGAGTCCGAGGTGGCGGAGAGCTACCTGGTCACCCCGGTCGTGGACGTGCTGGCCGCACTGGCCGAGTCGGCCACCCCGGCGGCGGTGCTGATCGCCGCCAACGCCAACGGCAAGGAGGTCGCCGGTCGGCTGGCCGCCCGCATCGGTTCGGGGCTGCTGGTCGACGTGGTCGCCGTCAAGGCCGGTAACAAGGTGGTGCACTCGATCTTCGGTGGTGCCTTCACCGTCGAGGCCGAGCCCACCGGCGACACCCCGGTCATCACCGTGCGTGCCGGTGCCATCGAGGCGGCCCCGGCCGCCGGTGCCGGTGAGCAGGTCACGGTCGAGGTTCCCGCCCCCGCGGAGAACGCCACCAAGATCACCTCGCGTCAGCCGGCCGTGGCCGGTGACCGTCCCGAGCTCACCGAGGCCGCGATCGTGGTCTCCGGTGGCCGCGGTGTCGGTAGTGCGGAGAGCTTCTCGGTGGTCGAAGAACTCGCCGACTCCCTCGGCGGGGCCGTTGGTGCCTCGCGTGCCGCGGTCGACTCGGGCTACTACCCGGGCCAGTTCCAGATCGGCCAGACCGGCAAGACGGTCGCCCCGCAGCTCTACATCGCGCTGGGCATCTCCGGTGCCATCCAGCACCGGGCCGGCATGCAGACGTCCAAGACCATCGTCGTGGTCAACAAGGACGAAGAGGCGCCGATCTTCGAGATCGCCGACTACGGCATCGTGGGTGACCTGTTCAACGTCGCCCCGCAGCTGACTGAGGCGGTCAAGGCCCGCAAGGGTTAA
- a CDS encoding TspO/MBR family protein, giving the protein MRISTLLTTLASVAATSAVGGLATGPAVQSDWYARLRKPAYQPPARVFPIVWPALYADIAVVSASAIDGLNEAGAADQRRAYQRALAVNLVLNAGWSWLFFNQRRFGAATVLSAVLTASGADLVRRATRARGPRAAALAPYPLWCAFATVLSGHIAVLNRRG; this is encoded by the coding sequence ATGCGGATCTCCACGCTGCTCACCACGCTCGCCTCGGTTGCCGCGACGTCGGCCGTCGGTGGCCTGGCGACCGGACCGGCGGTGCAATCCGATTGGTATGCCCGACTGCGCAAGCCCGCCTACCAACCCCCGGCCCGGGTCTTTCCCATCGTCTGGCCGGCGCTGTACGCCGACATCGCGGTGGTCTCCGCGTCCGCAATCGACGGGCTGAATGAGGCCGGTGCAGCGGACCAGCGGCGGGCCTACCAACGTGCGCTGGCGGTCAACCTGGTGCTCAACGCCGGTTGGTCGTGGCTGTTCTTCAACCAGCGTCGGTTCGGCGCGGCGACGGTGCTCAGTGCCGTGTTGACGGCCAGCGGAGCCGACTTGGTCCGGCGCGCCACCCGAGCGCGCGGTCCCCGGGCGGCGGCACTGGCGCCGTATCCGCTGTGGTGTGCCTTCGCCACGGTCCTATCGGGCCATATCGCGGTGCTGAACCGTCGCGGCTGA
- a CDS encoding acyltransferase: MTTMWGAPIHKRWRGSRLRDPRQAKFLTLASLRWVLANKAYTPWYLVRYWRLLKFKLANPHIVTRGMVFLGKDVEIQATPEMSYMEIGRWVHIGDKNTIRAHEGSLRFGDKVVLGRDNVINTYLDIELGDSVLMADWCYVCDFDHKMDDITYPIKDQGIIKSPVRIGPDTWVATKVTILRDTSIGRGCVLGAHAVVKGVIPDYSIAVGAPAKVVKNRKLAWETTAAERAELAAALADIERKKAAQG, from the coding sequence ATGACGACGATGTGGGGTGCTCCGATCCACAAACGCTGGCGGGGTTCGCGGCTGCGCGACCCGCGCCAGGCCAAGTTCCTCACGCTGGCCTCGCTGCGATGGGTGCTGGCCAATAAGGCCTACACCCCGTGGTACCTGGTGCGCTACTGGCGACTGCTGAAGTTCAAACTGGCCAACCCGCACATCGTCACCCGCGGCATGGTGTTCCTGGGCAAGGACGTGGAGATCCAGGCCACCCCGGAGATGTCCTACATGGAGATCGGCCGCTGGGTGCACATCGGCGACAAGAACACCATCCGGGCGCACGAGGGATCACTGCGGTTCGGCGACAAGGTGGTGCTGGGGCGCGACAACGTCATCAACACCTACCTCGACATCGAACTCGGCGATTCGGTGCTGATGGCCGACTGGTGCTACGTCTGCGACTTCGACCACAAGATGGACGACATCACCTATCCGATCAAAGACCAGGGCATCATCAAGAGCCCGGTCCGGATCGGACCCGACACCTGGGTCGCGACCAAGGTCACCATCCTGCGCGACACCAGCATCGGCCGCGGCTGCGTCCTGGGCGCCCACGCGGTGGTCAAGGGCGTCATCCCCGACTATTCGATCGCGGTCGGTGCACCGGCGAAGGTGGTCAAGAACCGCAAACTGGCCTGGGAGACCACCGCCGCCGAGCGGGCCGAATTGGCGGCCGCGCTGGCCGATATCGAGCGCAAGAAGGCCGCTCAGGGCTGA
- a CDS encoding class I SAM-dependent methyltransferase, with amino-acid sequence MKSTKPAGDPTGTPPGTTTLPLTGERTIPGLDVENYWFRRHEVVYERLAPRCVGRTVLEAGCGEGYGADLIAGVAERVIGLDYDDAAVAHVRSRYPRVESIQGNLAELPLPDASVDVVVNFQVIEHLWDQAQFIGECARVLRPGGVLMISTPNRITFSPGRDTPINPFHTRELNAAELTELLVEGGFAMDGMFGVFHGPALQAMDARHGGSIIDAQIARAVADAPWPADLLADVAAVDCDDFDILEATERDIDDSLDLVAIAVRP; translated from the coding sequence ATGAAATCTACGAAACCCGCCGGCGACCCCACCGGCACGCCGCCCGGCACCACCACGCTGCCGCTGACCGGGGAACGCACCATCCCCGGACTCGACGTCGAGAACTACTGGTTCCGGCGCCACGAGGTGGTCTATGAGCGGCTGGCACCGCGTTGCGTCGGCCGCACCGTCCTCGAGGCCGGTTGTGGCGAAGGTTACGGCGCCGACCTGATCGCGGGCGTGGCCGAGCGGGTGATCGGCCTGGACTACGACGACGCGGCGGTGGCTCACGTGCGGTCCCGCTACCCGCGGGTGGAGTCGATCCAGGGCAATCTCGCCGAACTGCCGCTGCCCGACGCCTCGGTGGACGTCGTGGTCAACTTCCAGGTGATCGAGCACCTGTGGGATCAGGCACAGTTCATCGGCGAATGCGCGCGGGTACTGCGGCCCGGCGGGGTGCTGATGATCTCGACCCCCAACCGGATCACGTTCTCCCCCGGGCGCGACACCCCCATCAACCCGTTCCACACCCGCGAACTCAACGCCGCCGAACTGACCGAACTGCTGGTCGAGGGCGGCTTCGCCATGGACGGCATGTTCGGGGTCTTTCACGGCCCGGCGTTGCAGGCGATGGATGCCCGGCACGGCGGCTCGATCATCGACGCCCAGATCGCCCGGGCGGTCGCCGACGCCCCCTGGCCGGCCGACCTGCTGGCCGACGTCGCGGCCGTGGACTGCGACGACTTCGACATCCTGGAAGCCACCGAACGCGACATCGATGACAGCCTCGATCTGGTGGCGATCGCGGTGCGACCGTGA
- a CDS encoding electron transfer flavoprotein subunit beta/FixA family protein, producing MTNIVVLIKQVPDTGSERKLSDGDFTLDRDAADAVLDEINERAVEAALQIREAEGAEGTVTVLTAGPERATEAIRKALSMGADKAVHILDDGLKGSDVVQTGWALARALGAIEGTELVIAGNESTDGVGGAVPAIIAEYLGLPQLTHLRSLTVEGDKVTGERETDEGVFGLEASLPAVVSVTERINEPRFPSFKGIMAAKKKEVTVLTLAEIGVEADEVGIATAGCKVTGSTPKPPKTAGEKVTDEGDGGTKIAEYLVGQKII from the coding sequence ATGACGAACATCGTGGTCCTGATCAAACAGGTCCCAGACACCGGCTCGGAGCGCAAGCTCAGCGACGGTGACTTCACTCTGGACCGTGACGCTGCCGACGCCGTGCTCGATGAGATCAACGAGCGGGCCGTCGAAGCCGCGCTGCAGATCCGTGAGGCCGAAGGCGCCGAAGGCACTGTGACCGTGCTGACCGCCGGACCGGAGCGCGCCACCGAGGCGATCCGCAAGGCGCTGTCGATGGGTGCCGACAAGGCCGTGCACATCCTCGACGACGGCCTGAAGGGCTCCGACGTCGTCCAGACCGGTTGGGCGCTGGCCCGGGCCCTGGGCGCCATCGAGGGCACCGAGCTGGTCATCGCCGGCAACGAGTCCACCGACGGTGTCGGCGGTGCGGTTCCGGCGATCATCGCCGAGTACCTGGGTCTGCCGCAGCTGACCCACCTGCGCAGCCTGACCGTCGAGGGCGACAAGGTCACCGGTGAGCGCGAGACCGACGAGGGCGTCTTCGGCCTGGAGGCGTCGCTGCCGGCCGTGGTCAGTGTCACCGAGCGGATCAACGAGCCGCGCTTCCCGTCCTTCAAGGGCATCATGGCCGCCAAGAAGAAGGAAGTCACCGTGCTCACCCTGGCCGAGATCGGCGTCGAGGCCGACGAGGTCGGCATCGCCACCGCCGGTTGCAAGGTGACCGGGTCGACCCCGAAGCCGCCGAAGACCGCCGGCGAGAAGGTCACCGACGAGGGCGACGGCGGCACCAAGATCGCCGAATACCTGGTCGGCCAGAAAATCATCTAA